In the genome of Pseudomonas bubulae, one region contains:
- a CDS encoding ABC transporter ATP-binding protein: MTQDNLIEVRDLSVEFVAGDTPQRVVQGVSFDIRRGETLALVGESGSGKSVTAHSILRLLPYPLARHPSGSIAYGGEDLLSVDEKKLRNIRGNRIAMIFQEPMTSLNPLHSIEKQINEVLGIHKGITGKAATLRTLELLELVGIPEPHKRLKALPHELSGGQRQRVMIAMALANEPELLIADEPTTALDVTVQLKILDLLKDLQARLGMSLLLISHDLNLVRRIAHRVCVMQRGLIVEQASCEQLFRSPQHPYTRELLSAEPSGGPASTIAGPPLLQVEDLKVWFPIKKGLLRKTVDYVKAVDGINFSLPQGQTLGIVGESGSGKSTLGLAILRLIASKGLISFEGKRLDCLSQKEVRPLRREMQVVFQDPFGSLSPRMSVSEIVGEGLRIHRMGTEAEQESAIIEALREVGLDPETRHRYPHEFSGGQRQRIAIARALVLKPELILLDEPTSALDRTVQRQVVELLRSLQARHNLTYLFISHDLAVVKALSHQLMVVKHGQVVEQGDAQSIFASPQHPYTQQLLEAAFLAPVAVD; the protein is encoded by the coding sequence ATGACGCAGGACAATCTGATCGAAGTGCGCGACCTCAGCGTCGAGTTTGTAGCGGGTGACACACCGCAGCGGGTGGTGCAAGGCGTCAGTTTTGATATCAGGCGCGGCGAAACCCTGGCCCTGGTGGGCGAAAGCGGTTCGGGCAAATCGGTGACCGCGCACTCGATCCTCAGGTTGCTGCCCTACCCCCTTGCACGCCACCCCAGCGGCAGCATCGCCTACGGCGGCGAGGATTTGCTCAGCGTGGACGAGAAAAAGCTGCGCAACATTCGCGGCAACCGCATTGCGATGATTTTTCAGGAGCCCATGACCTCCCTGAACCCGCTGCACAGCATTGAAAAACAAATCAATGAGGTGCTCGGCATTCACAAGGGGATCACAGGCAAGGCCGCTACCCTGCGCACCCTGGAGCTTCTGGAGCTGGTAGGCATACCCGAGCCTCACAAACGCCTCAAGGCGCTGCCACACGAGCTCTCAGGGGGCCAGAGGCAGCGCGTGATGATTGCCATGGCCCTGGCCAATGAACCCGAACTGCTGATTGCCGACGAACCTACCACCGCCCTGGACGTGACCGTTCAGCTTAAAATCCTCGACTTGCTCAAGGATCTGCAAGCCCGCCTGGGCATGTCGTTGTTACTGATCAGTCACGATTTGAACCTTGTACGAAGAATTGCGCATCGCGTATGTGTCATGCAGCGCGGTTTAATCGTCGAACAAGCATCGTGCGAGCAGCTGTTCCGTTCGCCGCAGCATCCTTACACCCGGGAACTGCTCAGCGCAGAGCCCAGCGGAGGCCCGGCCAGCACCATTGCCGGTCCGCCATTGCTGCAAGTCGAGGACCTGAAGGTATGGTTCCCGATCAAGAAAGGCCTGCTGCGCAAGACCGTCGATTACGTGAAAGCGGTGGACGGTATCAATTTCAGCTTGCCCCAGGGGCAGACCCTGGGAATTGTGGGTGAAAGCGGATCGGGCAAATCAACGCTGGGCTTGGCGATTTTGCGTCTGATTGCCAGCAAGGGCCTGATCAGCTTTGAAGGCAAACGGCTAGACTGTCTGTCACAGAAAGAAGTCAGGCCATTGCGACGGGAAATGCAGGTGGTATTCCAGGACCCGTTTGGCAGTCTCAGCCCGCGCATGAGCGTCAGCGAGATTGTCGGTGAAGGGTTGCGCATTCACCGTATGGGCACCGAAGCGGAACAGGAAAGTGCAATTATTGAAGCCTTGCGAGAAGTAGGTCTGGATCCGGAAACCCGGCACCGTTACCCTCACGAGTTTTCAGGCGGACAACGGCAAAGAATCGCCATTGCCCGCGCACTGGTGTTAAAGCCGGAGTTGATATTGCTGGACGAGCCAACCTCTGCGCTGGACCGCACAGTACAACGCCAGGTTGTTGAACTGCTGCGCTCACTGCAAGCCAGGCACAACCTGACGTATTTGTTTATCAGCCATGACCTGGCTGTCGTCAAAGCGCTGAGCCACCAGTTGATGGTGGTCAAGCATGGCCAAGTGGTCGAACAGGGTGATGCGCAAAGTATCTTTGCCTCACCGCAACATCCATATACACAACAGCTGCTGGAAGCCGCCTTTTTGGCACCAGTGGCTGTCGATTAA